AGTTTTCATTTTGTAGCAATCTCCACCCTTGTTTATCCAAAAGAGCTAAATTAAATAATCTGAGTTCTTTACACCCCATCCCCCCACATGACCTTTGTCTCACACATTCGAGACCAACTCACCCAATGGATCTTCCTTTCTTATCCtttttgaccccaccaaaacttcGCAATTAAACCCTCCAAATCAACACACAAAGAAGAGGGTAACAAAAAACAGCTCATGGAATAGGAAGGTACAGAGAGAGCCACAGCTTTTAAAAGTACTTCCTTTCCCCCTTGAGAAAGTAACTTCTCTTTCCAACATTGGAGCTTTCCCCAAACTCTCTTTCTTATAGAGAGAAAGGCTCTATGTCTAGATCTGCCCACAATAGAAGAAAGACCCAGGTAACGTTCATACTATTGAATCTCACTATTTCCCCATAGTTGCTGTATTTCATCAGACCTAACAGCAAGAGAAACATTACCACTGAAGACCATAGTTGTCTTTTCCTTGTTAATTTTCTGGCCAGAAACTAACTCATATCTGTCTAGAATAGCCTGCACTCTTCTATTCTCCCCCATCTCAGCCTTACAAAAAATAACACTATCATCTACAAAGAGCAGATGATTTATGTTTGGGGCACCTCTACATATTCTCAAACCAGATCCTTTTAACCCTGCTTCCTTTAGTAAGGTAATTAAACCTTCAGTACAAAGAAGGAACAAATAGGGGGAAAGCAGATCCCCATGCCTCAAACCTTTGGAAGGGATTACAGGTCCTTTGGGATCACCATTAATAAGCACCGAGTAAGAGACAGAGTTGACACAATACATAATCAAGTTAATGAAGTTCTGGTGAAACCCCATAGTCTCCATTATTGACTTGAGAAAGCTCCATTCAACCCTGTCATATGTCTTACTCATGTCAAATTTTAACGACATGAACCCCTTCTtaccttttttcttctttttaaggTAATGTACTAACTCGTAAGCAATTAGTACATTATCTGTTATCAAACGACCAGGAACAAAAGCACTTTGGCTATCACCAATAACCCCATTCAAAACAGATTTCAGCCTATTAGAAATCACCTTTGCAATCAATTTATAAACCACATTGCAGAGGCTAATGGGCCTATAGTCATTGAATTTTAAGGGAGATTTCATTTTCAGAATAAGAGTGATAAAAGTGTGATTTAGAGAGGCAGAGAAAGAACCTAAGTTTAATGCCTCCAGAACTACGAAAGTAATTGACTCACCCACCACATGCCAgtacttttgaaagaaattgGGGGCATGCCATCCAGGCCTGGAGCTGAAGAGGGATTCATCTGGTCAAGTGCCCTTTTGACTTCATCTGCAGAGTATACTCTTGTCAGCTCCTCATTCATTGAAGGATTCACTCTTCCTGATAAAGACTTCAGAAAATTCAAGGAACCACTCGGATTAGAGCAAGAAAACAAATTCTGGAAGTAGTTCAGAATTACTCTGTCCCGACCATGAGCTTCATGCCAATTCCTGTAGTCATCCTAAATTTTAATGAGCTTGTTTTTCCTCCTCCTCTGAGAAGCTTTCATATGGAAGTACTTAGAGTGTTGGTCACCCTCCTTCAACCATGCTGCTTTTGACCTTTGACGCCACATTATTTCATCCATTTCAAGCCATTTTTGCACCTCATCTCTAGCAGTGTCATAGTCCTCTCTACCCATCCCTAAATGACCTTTATCATGGACCAAAGcaaaattctgttttgctctttgAAGCTTCTACTGCACATGTCCAAAAGACTGTCTATTCCAGGAAGTCAGCTGGCTTCTGCAACATTTAATGGCCTTCATCACCTCACCCATATTGGACTGGGAAGCACATCTTTCccaattttctttaataatatttttacacacTTCCTCACCCACCCACATAGACTCAAACTTGAAGGGTTTTTTTACTCTAGCGATTTCAACAACACCTTCGAAATTAACCCAAATCGGTACATGATCCAAATATTCTACCAAGCCATGAGTAACAACAGCATTTGGAAACAAATCCCACCAAGAAGAGTTAGCTAAACACCGATCTAGTCTTTCACTAATGCATTGGTTCCCTTCCCTACGATTGCACCAAGTAAACGGGCCCCTCTGAAACTCAAATCTCTCAGACCACAATCATCAACCACAGACCTGAAAGACTCAATTTGTCTCTCTGGGCGAGGCCTCCCACCTCTTTTCTCAGAATGACACAACACCTCATTGAAGTCCCCTAGGACCAGCCACGGTTCCCCATTCACAGTACTTAGCGTCCTCATTAACTCCCAAGTACAAAACCTCAAACTAACTTCAGGATTTCCATAAATGCCAGATAAAAACCAAGAGAATGAATCACCTTTAACAATAGCTTGTATATGGAAAttggaataattaataatagacAAATCCACATCTTTTCCCCATAACAATGCTaaaccccccaccccccctTCTACCACAAGAACCAATCGGTAAACAGTTTACAAAACCAAGTCTGAACTTACATTGATCGAATTCACGAGCTGACAACCTTGTTTCTTGCAAGAACAGTACATCGGGCTCTTCCCTCCTGATCAAATCCCGAAGGGTACGAATGccccgtgggttcccaagcccacgggcATTCCAGCTCATTATTCTCATTAATCACGGCGATGCTAGATCCCAACTGCCACCGATAGATTAGCTGAACCACCATTATCCTTGCCCGCTACCGACGAAGCTTGGCTGTGTTTTTTGGTAACCCTGAGATTGGAAGCCTCTCCGTCCCTCTCTATTTTGGTAACCTTCCTCTTACGCGTGCCCAGAGACACCTTTTCCTCTTTTTGATTCGAGTAAGTCTATATAGCCGCTACTGTTCATCTTCCACCGCACTCCATCTGacgtgttttttcttttcttttctttttttaaaaaaaaaaaaaaaaaagaagagaaaacatgcattttaatttcaattcccCCCATCCTGCGttcttcctcatttcttctCTCAGAAACCATTCCCCCTCCTTCTCCCGCGTTCTCTCCACCACTCCCCCAGATCGTGTCCTTTCGCCGCCGGCTTCACCCTGCCAGCTCTGTCCCATCAGTCGGAAGTGCATGGGTCCATCACGTCGGCACCGAGTGACAAACATTGTCCATTGGGTTTGCCATTTCTATACTGCAGCACCTTAGCAGTCCTCCGCTCACTGCATTCAGTCCTCCACTAGTTTGCTGCTGCCGAGAGCCACCTTAGCTCGTCTTGCAAGGGTAAGAAATTTCAgaaaatgggtttttttttctcttttcgttgCATATCTCCGATCGTCTAACAGATCGATTCCTGTTTATTTGATCTGtgttttgtgggatttttgggttgttgatgttgtatgtttttttggttgttgataaCATCTGAAATGAGCCGATTTGATGTTTGTTTGATCTGTGTTTTGTGGAGCTTTTGGGTTGTTGATAACATCTGAAGATATTTATGGAGACACCATCGATATTGCAAGCAGTGGTCAACTGGTTTGCTATGTATGAGGTTGTTGATAACATCGGAAGAGCTTTTGGCCCTTATTGTCTCtagtaaaaataaactatctttagaagtttttaaattttttacttatataaaaaaaaaaagttctgcAAACATACACTAGGTCCCATTTAGCCATCCTTATTGCTATGTATGAGGCTATATATGCTGTACAATAGTTTGTGTAAAACAAATTGATCCACTAATGTTTAGTTGGATGGGGTTGTTTGTTGCCTTTGTGCAAGTAAATGGAAAACTAGTTTATAAACAAATGTGGAACAGTCTAGACAAACAATTTAGCATAGGATTAATTTTTGAATACCAGTCTCAAGTCTCTAATTTTTTCACTGTCCTCTGTTTTGCTGCTTCCAAGAATTATAGGAACTTCTTATAATTCTTTAATACTTCTTATAATTCTTTAATAAGTGGAATTGTCAAGGTTAGAAATTGCAATGGTCTTGGTGAAAGCCAATCACACATCGTCTCAAAACTTGATTCCGGCGAAAATTATCCCCTTGGGAATACATTAAGGcaacaataaataataagttggaaaaaaaaagttaattgtGGCGATTTGAAGTGACGACCTAGCAACCAAATAATTCTAGAAAATATCATGACCATTATAGGATTCTAGAAAGATCACTTGAAATGCCTTCGTAATTCTTATATGAAACTAATCTTTAATTGAGTTGTAAAagtttagttttgatttttttggggCTAGCTAGAAGTTCTTTTTATATGTTGCagttaaaaatgattatattatcAAATGATTTACCTCTTAAGAATGCCAAATGATACCgaaattatttcatcaagaAGGTGATCGCACCCGTTAAATATgcgaatgaaatgaaaagaagataatttgattttcatattaaaaacattaaaacataAGAGATAATTCgtttattttaaaaagcaacaaaaaaaaaataacaacttaGATTGTTGGTTGACcccttttctctctttccatatatttgaaaagagtaatgataggcTCGCATACTTCTTacaattttgttttcataactctacttaaatgaaagatatgtttataaaataataatattcttataactCTATTTGATAAAAACAAGCTCATATAAGaccttttaaaataaatttataaaatattgtaaaaataggTGTCTTAGATCACTTTTcatctaaatgaaaaaaaatattaattggaaTGGGActagtttgaaaaaatagttgtcTTAGATCACTTTTCAtctgaatgaaaaaaaaaatattaattggaaTGCGACTAATTTGAAGAAATAGTGTCTTTGATCACTTTTCAATtgtaaaaataacaattttgtGCTCTAATTTACAAGTGGCCTCTTTTTGTCTTGAATGAGACTACTTCTAATGACTTTGTATGCAGGTTTTTTTTCCAGCCCTTAGCTTCTATACCTTGTGAATGTAGGTTGCGGGATTTCTTATGTTTTGTTAATGTTGTTTCATCAATAGTtattgaataaattatgtgaTGGGTGGAGAGGAAGATGGAAGGCCACCTAGGCCTTCTACATCGATTTCAGGAACCCAGGTATGATACACATTGGTTATTTGAAAATATCGCACtccaaaaatattgtgaagatttaCTTAAtccattgtttatttatatattatagggaTATTATGGAAATGTAAATCCATATAACCTGCCATATATGATGCCTCCAAATCCATATCCATATCCCTGTCCAAATCCGTACGCTTGGGGTAGCCAGGTAtagttattttagtatttgcgtattttttttattgaatgggTTTGAGTCATTCTAACAAAGTTGGTTTTTTGCAACATCTGCCACTGCCACCCTTTGGAACAACCACAACCATGCCATCCCCTCTGTCGAGTAATCAAAAGGAGTTGAGACGAGGTGAAGATACAACCCAGGTAGTTCATTTGAGTCTCTTTTTATGGTTGTTTCTTGTACCTCCGTATTTTCCTGATTTTATAATGTGCATTCTGAAAAATGCAACAGCAGTCGCCTATGCCACCATGTGTGCCAACTATGCCATACCCACATTGCGCAAGTGAGTCATCAACTATGCCATCCATAACTGTAGCTGAAAAGAATTATGTAGCTGAAAAGAATTCAGGAGGTACACTTTTAACCATAACAGTTAACATCCACTAAATATTTCGTCCAAATACAATGTTCCTAACCATGCAATCTTCCTTCTCAGAAGCATATCCACATTCATATCCACATCCATATCCATATCCATATCCATATGCTTGGGGTAGCGAGGTAAAGTGTTGTTAGGATATTGATTTTGTTTAATGCGTGGGTTTCAGTCATTCTAATAGAGTAGATTTTTTGCAGCATCTGCCACCGCCACCCTTTGGACCAACCATGCCATCCCCTTTGTCGAGTATTCCGGAGGAGTTGAGACGAGGCGAAGATACAATCCAGGTAGTTCATTTGAGTATCTTTTTATGCTTGTTTCTTCTACCTCTGTATATTCCTTACTGAATAACATGCATCTCGAAAAATGCAGCAGTCGGTGATGCCACCACGTGTCCCAACTATGCCATCCAATTCCCAAGCTGAAAAGAATTTAGAAGGTCTATATttgaatgcatgcatatcagTTAACATTagctaaatatattaaaaatgctGAGTCTCTAACCATGCAATCTTTCTTGTCAGAAACTTCATCCGACATAAATATAGAGCGAGATGCGGAGGGGATGAATGAAGTATCAGATGATGATAATAGAGTTGAATCAGATGATGATAATAGAGTAGAGCCTCCAAAATCTGGTATGCACTTTGCTACTGATAAAGAGGTTTTAGACTATTACAAACGATATGCCAAACAAGAGGGTTTTGGTGTTATCATAAGAAGAACGAAGAGAGATCTGGATGGGGGTGTGAAGTATGTGACAATTGGCTGTGCACGTGGCGGTAAGTATTATCCTAGCTGCAGTAATCTATCAAAGCCACGACCAAcgacaaaaataaattgtaaggCTAAGATAAATGCTCGATTTGTTAATGGGGTATGGGTGTTGACCAGTGTTGATCTTGTTCACAATCATAGTACGGTTAGCCCacaaaaatcttgattttttagATCTCACAAATATTTGGATGAATATAGTCAGAGAATGCTCGATTTGAATGACAGAGCGGGTATCCGGATGAATAAAAATTTCCAAGCACTTGTGACTGATGCGGGGGGGTTTGAGAATTTAGCTTTACAAGAGAAAGATTGTaggaattttattgacaaagctAGAGACTTAAGAATGAGTAAAGGAGGTGGTGAAGCACTAAACGGGTACTTTAAGAGAATGAGGAAATTGAATGATGACTTTGTTTCCATCatggatgtggatgatgagtTTAGAGTTAGGAATGTGTTTTGGGCTGACGCACGAAGTTGGGCAGCGTATGAGTATTTTGGAGACGTCATCACGTTCGATACAACGTACCTGACAAATAGGTAGGGGATGCCGTTTGCTCCCTTTGTTGGAGTAAACCATCATGGACAGTCCATACTCTTAGGGGCAAGCTTGATTTCAAGCGAGGACACAAGTACATTCGTGTGGTTGTTTGAAGCATGGTTAGAATGCATGAATGGACGAGCACCCGCAGCCATCATAACAGACCAAGACAGGGCAATGAAGAATGCGATTGAAATTGTATTCCCGAATGCAAGACATAGATATTGTCTCTGGCACATAATGCGGAAACTGCCGGAGAAATTGGGATCCCACTCGGGATATAACGCAGGACTGAAGACTGCAATTCAGAGTGCAGTCTATGATACACAAAATTGTGAACAATTTGAGGAGAAGTGGGGGCAGTTAATTCAAAAGTATGACCTTATCGACAATGCATGGTTGCAGGGGTTGTACACCGAGAGGTCATTTTGGGTGCCAGTTTACTTGAAAGGTGTATTCTGGGCTGGTATGAGCACTACCCAACAGTTTGAAAGCATGAACGCCTTCTTCGACGGATATGTGCATTCCGGTATGACATTGAAAGAATTTGTCGATCAATTTGACAATGCTTTGAGGAAGAAGGTGGAGGCCGAGACGACAGCTGATTTCCAGTCCTGTAACCAAACAATCCCATGTGTATCCCTATTCAAAATTGAGATGCAGTTTCAATTATTATACACGAATGCAAAATTCAAAGAGGTCCAAGCAGAGGTTTGGGGGATGCTTTTATGTAACCCTTCACTTGTGGGCACTGAAGGTAGCATTTCCACGTTCGATGTTGCAGAAGAAATCTCTACACCTGATGGACAGTCCAGAATTGTGAAGTACATGGTTTACTTTAATGAATATGAATGCGAAGTTCAATGCACGTGTGCCTTGTTTGAGATGAGGGGGATTCTCTGCAGGCATGCATTTAAAGTCTGTCAGATGAAGTACATTCATGTGCTGCCAGATAAATATGTGTTAGATCGATGAAGGAAAAACTTAAAGAGAAGATACACACTGGTTAAGAGTAGCTATGATGATGTACGGGTCAATGCGGATGCACGACGCTATGAGCTTCTCGTACAAAGATGTCTAAGATTTGCGACGCGTGTATCTCGAAATGATAAGCATGTGAATGCATTCTTTCATATGTTGGAGGACTTTGAGCATAAGTATGTAGGATTAGAGCCTGAGTCTGGTTCAACAAAGTTAAAAGAGAACGTGGTTGGCGATAaggataagaaaatattaagcccgCACGTTGTTTTGGGGAAAGGGAGACCCCCAACAAGAAGAAAGGTCCCAATGGTCGAGAAGGCTACAAGGAAGCGAAAGAAGAAACAGGTATTACATTTTGCAATGTCGGGCTGGTATAGATTTTGTGCTGCATACATCTATTATTCCTAACAAAGTgggtaatttttattttttcctttttagacTTACAGGAGTCTATTTGAAGACGCTTCACAGAATGTGGACATCCCGATGTCAAGCGGAGGTGATATTGTTGACGAGGTTGTTATCCCAACCCAGTGTAGTGCTCTAACACAAGTAAGGCCTTCGGCCAATGATGAGGTGTGTGGTTATTTCCACCTtttgacatatatattattcctGTTTTAatgtaataaaaagaaataagtgACATTAGGCATGCATTTATTCAGGCTATGCCAAGCTTGCCCCATGGAACTTAGCATATATAAGCGAGGGGAGTGTATTTGTATTTTGGAGATCTCAGCTTTTTGTCAACTATGGTGGAAGATAGAGACTGGGCATATtctctgaaagtaaatatggaATTAGCACTCTGACCACTTTTTGTTTACTATCTTCAACTACCTTGCAATGCAGCGGCTAATCTAAGTATTACTACTGGAGGTAAGCGTGAAGATGCCCAGATAATGTTAAATGAGTTTTAGCTGTTTCGAACTGCCTAAGCAATTGTATAATTTTAGTCattgtgaaaatttgaattattttagtttttctatgcataaatatatatatatatatatatatatatatatatatatgcttcagcTAGGCTCAGGTCACAAATTTTTCTGGTGTTATCAAACTTGTGATATCAAATGGTTATTAATGGTTTATTGTCTTCTTCATAATCATGCAGAAACAAATGGCTGCTTTTTAGTACATTCGTAAGCCTTATGGAATGGCGTAGGCAGATTTCGGAGGTTATGTATTCAAACTCTTGTGGAATGTGCCACATTTTTTGTTGACGCAACAGAAGGAGAATATGTACTAGAAGTTGAAAGGAGAATGACTTTTGTGCTTGGAAATTTTTATAACCTTTGGTGAATTTTGAAGTTGCCATAGATACAACCTTGACAACTTTGTAAATACATATGGAAATTGAAGTGGAGAATATTGTGAAGGTTTTCAGTACATTCGTAAATTATGGTTGGATGCTAGtttgaaaatataacatttttggtgtgtaaaaatatttagtaccacgtgtataatattagatatatatatttactaattatatactaataaaagAAGTATATGCAGTGAACAAGTTCGTGCTTGGAAATTTTTATAACCTTTGGTgaattatatactaataaaatatttggtccGGCCATTACGTACCACCATGACCACAGTTGGCCATGGAGATGTACATGCAGTGAACAAGTTCGTGTGGTTCTTCATATGCCCTTCATTTTGTACAACCTTTGGCCTAACTGCCTGCTTATGAGTATTGGTAAGCACTGAACTCTGGTATTTTCTATTTCCTCATGCTTAGATTGTTTTAACTGTTTGGATTGTCCTCTAGTTTTCATTGGACTCTCCTATTTTCTGTTTCCTATTAAGATAATTCATAACAAATTTCATCTGATTTGTGTTGGATCTGAATTGGTTGGGATTGGCTGGCTTGTCTTTGTTGCAGAAATTTagctgtgttttttttttttttcagccctACTGTGGAGAGTGTGTATCTCTTCAAGGGGATCTCAAAGGAAATGCCACACCCTTCAAGAGTCTGATACAAATCTAAGCATTTCTTTAGTTTGTGAAGATCATTCCAATGAGATGTAGAAGAGAAGTATACTATTTGTATAAAAAGTTCATTGCATATGGTTTCTAATCGTTTTACTTGCCAAAAAAGTTCTTGTGGGATGGTTTCTTTAGTTTTACTTGCAATGGTTTCTTTATTTCCTATTGCCAAAAGATAATGCATGGCAATACTGGTATATAGCATTAAACATGAACAGCAGCACAGTTTGAGGGTGGCTTTATTATTGGGTTGATAAGCTTATGTTGAGGTGTGTGGTTATTTATGTCTCAGTTATGTTTCTACTACAGCGGCTTGGGCAACTGCAGCATACATGATGAAACTTCAATGAGCAAGAGGTAGTTCATTTGAGCATGGCTTTTGTGTTGTTAGGATATGGACATCTACGGTTGGGAAATATGGTATTTGTTGGTGTTCTATTGGGAATCTGGTTCAACAATGTTCCTGTTTTAGTGATATTGTATTTGCTTTTATGTATACGCTCAAGATTCACTACTATTGAATCTCGGATTGATTGTAGTATGGTTCAAgttgaatttctttatttttgtatttgaggAGGTTGAAGATGCATTTGGCTACTGTTGTAGGAAGCTGAATTCTGACAATTTCTTTGTGGATAAGTGATTCCATATCGGTATTCTTTGTGAATTATTGCTTTCTCAGGCTATCGGTATTCTATAAGTGATTCCATATCAGCAGTGATAAAACGATctaaactctttttttaaaggatCTAAAACTCTTTAGTTCTTCATAGAATATTGGTGTCTCGGTGAATTAATGCATATGTTCATGAGGAATGTatctatatagaaaaatactatttatgaCCTTTATATTTGTTGTCATATCAggaaatgatgaaataagatagaaCTGTCACTAGATCAGATTCCACTCACAAATTATTTGCCTCTCGTGCTAGCAAGTTGCAAGCACAAAGGACTTGGTCT
This genomic interval from Juglans regia cultivar Chandler chromosome 3, Walnut 2.0, whole genome shotgun sequence contains the following:
- the LOC118348011 gene encoding protein FAR1-RELATED SEQUENCE 5-like, with translation MPFAPFVGVNHHGQSILLGASLISSEDTSTFVWLFEAWLECMNGRAPAAIITDQDRAMKNAIEIVFPNARHRYCLWHIMRKLPEKLGSHSGYNAGLKTAIQSAVYDTQNCEQFEEKWGQLIQKYDLIDNAWLQGLYTERSFWVPVYLKGVFWAGMSTTQQFESMNAFFDGYVHSGMTLKEFVDQFDNALRKKVEAETTADFQSCNQTIPCVSLFKIEMQFQLLYTNAKFKEVQAEVWGMLLCNPSLVGTEGSISTFDVAEEISTPDGQSRIVKYMVYFNEYECEVQCTCALFEMRGILCRKNLKRRYTLVKSSYDDVRVNADARRYELLVQRCLRFATRVSRNDKHVNAFFHMLEDFEHKYVGLEPESGSTKLKENVVGDKDKKILSPHVVLGKGRPPTRRKVPMVEKATRKRKKKQTYRSLFEDASQNVDIPMSSGGDIVDEVVIPTQCSALTQVRPSANDEVEDAFGYCCRKLNSDNFFVDK